From Mus pahari chromosome 20, PAHARI_EIJ_v1.1, whole genome shotgun sequence, the proteins below share one genomic window:
- the Fbxo31 gene encoding F-box only protein 31 isoform X3, giving the protein MYLPPHDPHVGDPMRFKPLFRIHLMERKSATVECMYGHKGPHNGHIQIVKRDEFSTKCNQTDHHRMSGGRQEEFRTWLREEWGRTLEDIFHEHMQELILMKFIYTSQYDNCLTYRRIYLPPSHPDDLIKPGLFKGTYGSHGLEIVMLSFHGSRARGTKITGDPNIPAGQQTVEIDLQRRIQLPDVENLRNFNELSRIVLEVREQVRQEQEAGEGPAPPREPSAKAPDGPPAKDSKEPGSGAEGAEQSASSGQGQPFVLPVGVSSRNEDYPRTCRLCFYGTGLIAGHGFTSPERTPGVFVLFDEDRFGFLWLELKSFSLYSRVQATFQNADAPSPQAFDEMLRNIQSLTS; this is encoded by the exons ATGTACCTGCCGCCTCATGACCCCCACGTGGGTGACCCCATGCGGTTCAAGCCACTGTTTAGAATCCATCTGATGGAGAGGAAGTCGGCCACGGTGGAGTGTATGTACGGCCACAAAGGGCCCCACAATGGCCACATCCAG ATTGTGAAGAGGGACGAGTTCTCCACCAAGTGTAACCAGACAGATCACCACAGGATGTCCggtgggaggcaggag GAGTTTCGAACGTGGCTGAGGGAGGAGTGGGGCCGCACGCTGGAAGACATCTTCCACGAGCACATGCAGGAGCTGATTCTGATGAAGTTCATCTACACCAGCCAGTACGA CAACTGCCTGACCTACCGACGGATCTACCTCCCACCCAGCCACCCTGATGACCTCATCAAGCCCGGCCTCTTTAAGGGCACCTACGGCAGCCACGGACTGGAGATTGTGATGCTCAGCTTCCACGGCTCACGCGCCAGGGGCACCAAGATCACG GGCGACCCCAACATCCCCGCGGGGCAGCAGACTGTAGAGATCGACCTGCAGCGCCGCATCCAGCTGCCGGATGTGGAGAACCTCAGAAACTTCAACGAGCTCTCCAGGATCGTCCTGGAGGTCCGGGAGCAGGTgcggcaggagcaggaggctggcGAGGGCCCTGCGCCACCCCGGGAGCCTTCAGCCAAGGCCCCTGATGGGCCACCTGCTAAGGACAGCAAAGAGCCTGGCAGCGGAGCCGAGGGAGCCGAGCAGTCGGCCTCATCCGGGCAGGGGCAGCCGTTTGTACTTCCTGTGGGTGTCAGCTCAAGGAACGAGGATTACCCCCGCACTTGCCGGCTCTG TTTCTATGGCACAGGCCTCATCGCTGGCCACGGCTTTACGAGCCCTGAGCGTACCCCTGGAGTCTTTGTCCTGTTTGATGAGGACCGCTTTGGATTTCTGTGGCTGGAACTGAAGTCCTTCAGCTTGTACAGTCGAGTCCAGGCCACCTTCCAGAATGCCGATGCGCCATCGCCGCAGGCCTTTGATGAGATGCTCAGGAACATCCAGTCTCTCACCTCCTGA